In a single window of the Raphanus sativus cultivar WK10039 chromosome 9, ASM80110v3, whole genome shotgun sequence genome:
- the LOC108826817 gene encoding RING-H2 finger protein ATL39, whose product MSYFRRNEGTIVFAFASLAFIAFYCINYFFRRCRNRDVALAAGDTEEAVSSPNRPPRGLDAKGIESLPSFIYTEANGIGPGQGELVCAVCLNAYKEDEMLRLVLPCGHVFHVDCVDIWLSHCSTCPICRADVTLDPVY is encoded by the coding sequence ATGTCCTACTTCAGAAGAAACGAAGGAACCATTGTGTTTGCGTTTGCGAGTTTAGCGTTCATAGCGTTTTACTGCATCAATTATTTTTTCCGGCGATGCAGAAATCGAGACGTTGCTTTGGCCGCAGGGGACACCGAGGAGGCTGTATCTAGTCCAAATCGGCCACCGCGTGGGCTTGACGCTAAGGGCATCGAGTCGTTACCCTCGTTCATTTACACAGAAGCTAATGGGATTGGGCCAGGACAAGGCGAGCTAGTATGTGCGGTTTGTCTGAACGCATACAAAGAGGACGAAATGCTGCGTCTAGTACTACCTTGCGGACATGTTTTTCATGTTGACTGTGTGGACATATGGCTCTCTCATTGCTCCACGTGTCCTATTTGTCGTGCTGATGTAACTCTTGATCCAGTCTATTAG
- the LOC108824858 gene encoding uncharacterized protein LOC108824858, whose translation MLKITNLDFAALNLSGDNYLQYALDNEIILKSKGLGESITEDNNVSKKDRYRAILIIRHHLTESLKDQYLTIENPLDLWTELKARYDHKRTVILPKALYDWMNLRIQNYKSVDEYNSALFKIVSKLKLCGESVTDKDMLEKTFFTFHISNELLQQQYREKGFTTYANLISCLLLAEQNNQLLMRNS comes from the coding sequence ATGTTGAAAATAACCAACTTGGATTTTGCTGCCCTAaatctctctggagataattattTGCAATATGCACTTGATAATGAGATCATCTTGAAATCCAAGGGACTCGGTGAAAGTATCACTGAGGACAATAATGTCAGTAAGAAAGATCGGTACAGAGCCATCTTGATCATCCGCCATCATCTAACTGAGAGTCTAAAAGACCAGTATCTGACCATTGAGAATCCATTGGACCTTTGGACAGAATTAAAGGCGAGATATGATCACAAGAGAACGGTGATCTTACCAAAGGCTCTGTATGATTGGATGAATCTCAGGATCCAaaactataagtctgtggacgAGTATAACTCGGCACTGTTTAAGATTGTTTCTAAATTGAAACTGTGTGGTGAGAGTGTAACGGATAAGGATATGCTTGAGAAAACCTTTTTCACCTTCCACATAAGCAATGAGCTGTTACAACAACAATACCGTGAGAAAGGATTCACGACTTATGCTAATCTCATTTCTTGTCTATTGCTCGCTGAGCAAAACAATCAATTGTTGATGAGAAACAGTTAA
- the LOC130499890 gene encoding uncharacterized protein LOC130499890 has translation MARMRYVVGQGTPIVLSYQFPSWILGPIGRRSAPISITTTADIPVMLSIREWFTELVLVVTIGAESVARIHYNWRDNFIVGRKRYVVDGSQDEYERREFQRLVVGRRMTCSRSILEDIFNDHEMMVLHRVDLEMDLADRLQKQADRRYEAIAREVILVEDDDENMADAQICLVYILLVQICDDFVYVSRLISI, from the exons ATGGCGAGGATGAGGTATGTGGTTGGACAAGGGACTCCGATCGTGCTTTCTTACCAGTTTCCGTCATGGATTCTCGGTCCAATTGGGAGGCGGTCTGCGCCGATTAGCATCACAACAACCGCTGACATACCAGTCATGCTAAGTATAAGGGAGTGGTTCACCGAGCTCGTGCTTGTCGTGACCATAGGGGCTGAAAGCGTCGCTAGAATCCACTACAACTGGAGAGACAACTTCATCGTCGGCCGAAAGCGGTATGTTGTTGACGGAAGTCAAGACGAGTATGAAAGAAGGGAGTTTCAAA ggcTCGTTGTTGGTAGAAGGATGACATGCAGCAGATCCATCTTGGAGGATATTTTTAACGACCATGAGATGATGGTTCTGCATAGGGTTGATCTTGAGATGGACCTAGCCGACAGACTTCAAAAACAAGCTGACCGCCGCTACGAAGCTATTGCACGTGAAGTGATATTGGTGGAAGACGACGATGAAAACATGGCTGATGCGCAGATATGTCTGGTTTATATTTTGTTAGTTCAAATCTGTGatgattttgtatatgttaGCCGGTTAATTTCTATATAA
- the LOC130499867 gene encoding uncharacterized protein LOC130499867 has translation METSMAFWEGLMGEDLVLPDGVEPDRAVVEGEGREEETIRLVDDGLVVAAQKEDDASSTGSCVGLVVEVTPPVSVPCEPHQAVPTIPAAAPEPANELLAAFEKFLPSNGGSSSQVPAPVVVSGSGISVGEKSQDQATVVVTTKLGLTIDCGGVADPGPHDVATKKPNSSSDESGDDGGFK, from the exons ATGGAGACATCTATGGCTTTTTGGGAGGGTCTCATGGGTGAAGACCTAGTTCTCCCCGATGGGGTGGAGCCAGATCGGGCAGTAGTCGAAGGTGAAGGACGCGAAGAGGAGACAATAAGACTCGTGGATGATGGACTAGTTGTCGCAGCTCAGAAAGAAGATGATGCTTCCTCCACTGGCTCGTGTGTGGGTTTGGTTGTGGAGGTCACTCCGCCTGTATCTGTGCCGTGTGAACCTCACCAGGCAGTTCCCACCATTCCTGCAGCTGCCCCGGAACCGGCTAACGAGTTGCTCGCAGCGTTTGAGAAGTTTTTAC CATCTAATGGTGGATCTAGCAGCCAAGTGCCTGCACCCGTTGTGGTGTCTGGGAGTGGAATTTCAGTTGGAGAAAAAAGTCAGGACCAAGCTACTGTGGTTGTGACAACAAAGCTCGGCCTAACCATTGACTGCGGTGGTGTGGCGGATCCCGGCCCCCATGATGTGGCAACTAAGAAACCAAACTCCTCGTCTGATGAAAGTGGAGATGATGGTGGGTTTAAATAA
- the LOC108824859 gene encoding uncharacterized protein LOC108824859: MRKVVVVDATHLRGKYAGCLLTASAQDENYQIFPLAFAIVDGENYKSWEWFFHKLLSFLPDNDSVVFVSDRHASIYQGLSKVYPLAGNCACIIHLKRNIKTLFKERQLGYLVSKAARAFRMGEFYTTLTEIRSINQRCADYLVDIGLQNRTRSHFLGDRLNIITSNLAESWNSVLRDAREYPVIPLVEFIRKKLVSWFTSRRDVVKDVDAGLTPKVNSLLAASFEICGGYDVRKLDNDEYEVQDLKGASFVVSLTDRSCSCFEFQKLSIPCSHAIAAVLKANVKVEGLVGDVYTIEYAEHVLPPVELNTSNQLADDIAAISLHPPVTRRPPGRPRKKRFFSRGEVKMKKTHIRYCSRCKGNGHNRATCKQAV; this comes from the exons ATGCGGAAGGTTGTGGTCGTGGATGCCACACATTTGAGAGGGAAGTACGCGGGTTGTCTCTTGACTGCTTCCGCGCAAGATGAGAACTATCAGATCTTTCCCCTAGCCTTTGCTATAGTCGATGGGGAAAATTATAAGTCGTGGGAGTGGTTTTTTCATAAGTTATTGTCGTTCCTGCCTGACAATGACAGTGTGGTGTTCGTTTCAGACAGACATGCCTCGATTTACCAAGGATTGAGCAAG GTGTATCCACTCGCTGGGAATTGTGCATGCATCATCCACCTAAAGAGGAACATCAAGACTCTTTTTAAAGAGCGACAGCTGGGTTACCTCGTCTCTAAGGCAGCGAGGGCTTTTAGGATGGGGGAGTTTTACACAACCTTGACTGAGATTAGGTCGATCAACCAACGGTGTGCTGACTACCTCGTTGACATAGGTCTCCAGAATCGGACTAGATCCCACTTCCTAGGGGACCGCCTCAACATCATAACGAGTAATCTGGCCGAATCTTGGAATTCGGTGCTTCGGGATGCAAGGGAGTACCCTGTTATACCATTGGTGGAGTTCATAAGAAAGAAGCTGGTTAGCTGGTTCACCTCGAGACGTGATGTTGTGAAGGACGTGGATGCGGGTTTGACACCAAAGGTTAACAGTTTACTAGCTGCGAGCTTTGAAATATGTGGCGGATACGATGTAAGGAAGCTGGATAACGATGAGTATGAGGTCCAGGATCTGAAAGGAGCATCGTTTGTCGTCAGTTTGACAGATAGGTCATGCTCGTGCTTTGAGTTTCAGAAGCTAAGTATCCCATGTTCTCATGCGATTGCGGCTGTTTTGAAAGCAAACGTAAAGGTGGAGGGGCTGGTTGGCGATGTTTACACTATCGAATATGCTGAGCATGTTTTACCGCCTGTTGAACTGAACACCAGTAATCAGTTGGCTGATGATATAGCTGCGATTTCTCTGCATCCACCAGTTACCCGACGCCCTCCGGGTAGGCCAAGGAAGAAGAGGTTTTTCTCTCGTGGTGAAGTTAAG ATGAAGAAAACACACATAAGGTACTGTAGCCGGTGCAAGGGGAATGGGCATAACCGTGCTACATGCAAACAAGCAGTATAA
- the LOC108824860 gene encoding uncharacterized protein LOC108824860: protein MEAHSLTTHRSNRPHSHKCCHCSRPTSIKKSWTDKNPDWLFMGCDRYQEEDACNFFEWYDAEEIKGWLKRSLIETRDKIRKKNLEIKRLNKPVATLRLEIENYRRAEEDRPNEVYSSPNSQNDDDSEPSTSLSGSISIS from the exons ATGGAAGCTCATTCACTCACAACCCATAGATCAAATCGTCCTCATTCCCACAAGTGTTGTCACTGCAGCCGTCCCACGTCGATCAAGAAGTCGTGGACTGACAAGAACCCAGACTGGTTGTTCATGGGTTGCGATCGATATCAG GAGGAAGATGCCTGCAACTTCTTCGAATGGTACGATGCAGAAGAAATCAAGGGGTGGCTGAAAAGATCTCTGATAGAAACTCGTGACAAAATTAGGAAGAAAAATCTAGAGATTAAACGGCTAAACAAACCCGTAGCCACGCTTCGCTTAGAGATCGAGAATTATCGTCGTGCGGAGGAAGACCGTCCCAACGAAGTCTACTCTAGCCCCAACAGCCAAAATGACGATGACAGCGAACCAAGTACAAGCCTTAGCGGAAG TATATCTATTTCCTAG